The window TAAAGAGGAAGTTACAAAAGGCACTTCGACAAGTCGCTTAGATGAATTTGGCGATGTTTTATTTACTCTTGTCAATATCGCTCGATTCTATAAAATCTCTCCAGAAGAAGCAATGATTCATGCCAACGAAAAATTTGCACGCAGATTTAACTTTGTAGAACAAAAGGTTAAGGAAAGTGGTCTAAGCTTTCGTGACTTTACGTTGGAGCAATTAGATGCATTTTGGAATGAAGCAAAAGTTTTAGAAAAAAAGGAGAACTAGAGAATGCGAATAGATAAATTTTTAAAAGTCTCAAGATTAATTAAAAGACGTACGCTTGCGAAGGAAGTAGCTGATCAGGGAAGAATTACGATTAACGGCAAAGTAGCGAAAGCTGGATCGGCTGTAAAAGTAGGTGACGAGCTAGCTATCCGTTTCGGACAGAAGGTTGTAACGGCACGAGTAGAAGATTTACGAGAAAATGTACGTAAAGAAGAAGCAATGAAAATGTTTACGATTCTAAAAGAAGAAAAGCTTGATAAAATAGAACCTCAATTTATCGATGATGAAGAATAGAGAATAGAACTTAGTATCGAAAATAAATTATGAGAATAAAAAATATTAAATTTCTAGAGCATGACAACAAAATAGTTGTCATGCTTCTTTTAGTTTCTGCATAAAGTGAACAGAACAAACACAAACAAGCGAAGGAGGAACGATATGACGCTACATCAAGAAAGCAATCGTTACACTATGACATCTGGTGACCATCTTGTGACTGTGCGCAATCGAAAAAGAATGGACATGACTTCTGTAAAGGAAATTGAGCG is drawn from Lysinibacillus sp. SGAir0095 and contains these coding sequences:
- a CDS encoding RNA-binding S4 domain-containing protein; protein product: MRIDKFLKVSRLIKRRTLAKEVADQGRITINGKVAKAGSAVKVGDELAIRFGQKVVTARVEDLRENVRKEEAMKMFTILKEEKLDKIEPQFIDDEE